The following DNA comes from Streptococcus pasteurianus.
CCAGCTGATTCTTATGAAAAATGGTATAAAAAAACACCAGCTAGTGATGATGTGTTGAATAAATTTACATATGCTTTGGCAGAATTTACAGATGTCCAAGGTAAGAAATTCATTTCAAACCCTGGTTGCTATGCGACAGCAACAGAATTAGCCTTGATTCCATTGCTAAAAGCTGGTGTGGCTGAAGAAGATTCTATCATCGTTGATGCAAAAAGTGGTTTGACGGGGGCTGGTAAAGCTTTATCAGAATCAAGTCACTTTGTCAATGTGCATGATAACTACGTGACTTACAAATTAAACCGTCATCAGCATATTCCTGAAATTGTGCAGGAATTGCAATTATTTAGCAAGAAGTTACACCACATTCAGTTTTCAACGTCATTGTTGCCAGTTAACCGTGGGATTATGGCGACTTCTTATGTTAAATTGAAAAAACCATTGAGCGAAGCGGAATTATACGCCATTTACAAGGATGCTTACAAGGACAAACCTTTTGTTCGCATCCAAGATGATTTGCCAGAATTGCACAATGTTATCGGTTCAAACTTTACAGATATTGGTTTTGTTTACAATGATGTCACAAATGTGCTGACGGTCGTATCTGTTATCGATAATTTGATTAAAGGCGCTGCTGGTCAAGCCGTGCAAAATCTGAATTTGATGAATGGTTGGAACGAAACAGAAGGTTTGTTGATTTCACCGAATTATTTATAGAAATAGAAAGGAAGTAGCACAGAAGGTTATTGGGAAGTATGAGTTCCTTACGTGTTACAGGTATAAGAAGATGAAAGTGATTGAAGGAAATGTTGCGAGCCCTCTTGGTTTTTCGGCAGACGGTTTGCATGCAGGATTTAAGAAAAGAAAACTTGATTTTGGTTGGATTGTTTCAGAAGTTCCCGCTAGTGTAGCAGGTGTTTACACGACAAATAAAGTCATTGCTGCGCCATTGATTGTGACACGAAATTCCATTAAAAAAGCGCAAAAGATGAAAGCAATCGTTGTGAATTCAGGAGTGGCAAATTCTTGTACGGGCGTGCAAGGAATGGAAGATGCCTATACTATGCAAAAATGGACAGCTGAAAAATTAGGCGTTGAGCCTGATTTGGTCGGTATTGCTTCAACGGGTGTTATTGGTGATTTGTTGCCAATGGATACTCTTAAAACTGGGCTTTCTAAGCTTGTTGTTAATGGTAATTCTGATGATTTCTCGAAAGCTATCTTAACAACAGATACTATGGTTAAAACCGTTGCTGTCACAGAAAAATTTGGTCGTGATGAAGTGACCATGGCTGGTGTAGCGAAGGGTTCAGGAATGATTCATCCAAATATGGCAACCATGCTTGCTTTTATCACTTGTGATGCGAATATTTCAAGTGAGACCTTGCAGCTTGCGCTAAGCCAAAATGTTGAAACAACATTTAACCAAATTACGGTTGACGGTGATACATCAACAAATGACATGGTCTTAGTGTTATCAAATGGTTGTACATTGAATGAAGAAATCTTGCCAGATACACCAGAATTTGATAAATTCTCAGCAATGCTTAATTACGTCATGCAAGAATTGGCTAAGAAAATCGCCAAAGACGGTGAGGGTGCAAG
Coding sequences within:
- the argC gene encoding N-acetyl-gamma-glutamyl-phosphate reductase, coding for MKVSIVGITGYSGLELVKLLNNHKNVTIASIHATKEIGRRLSELYPYLVGVCDLVIEAFNAQEIMEKSDLVFFATPSGVASQLAQPFVETDFPVIDLSGDHRLPADSYEKWYKKTPASDDVLNKFTYALAEFTDVQGKKFISNPGCYATATELALIPLLKAGVAEEDSIIVDAKSGLTGAGKALSESSHFVNVHDNYVTYKLNRHQHIPEIVQELQLFSKKLHHIQFSTSLLPVNRGIMATSYVKLKKPLSEAELYAIYKDAYKDKPFVRIQDDLPELHNVIGSNFTDIGFVYNDVTNVLTVVSVIDNLIKGAAGQAVQNLNLMNGWNETEGLLISPNYL
- the argJ gene encoding bifunctional ornithine acetyltransferase/N-acetylglutamate synthase, with amino-acid sequence MKVIEGNVASPLGFSADGLHAGFKKRKLDFGWIVSEVPASVAGVYTTNKVIAAPLIVTRNSIKKAQKMKAIVVNSGVANSCTGVQGMEDAYTMQKWTAEKLGVEPDLVGIASTGVIGDLLPMDTLKTGLSKLVVNGNSDDFSKAILTTDTMVKTVAVTEKFGRDEVTMAGVAKGSGMIHPNMATMLAFITCDANISSETLQLALSQNVETTFNQITVDGDTSTNDMVLVLSNGCTLNEEILPDTPEFDKFSAMLNYVMQELAKKIAKDGEGASKLIEVNVKNAPNALDARMMAKSVVGSSLVKTAIFGEDPNWGRILAAVGYAGVDVPVDNIDIYLGDIPVMLKSSPVDFEVEEMQDIMHEDEITITVDLHSGEAVGKAWGCDLSYDYVKINALYRT